In Desulfobotulus pelophilus, the following proteins share a genomic window:
- a CDS encoding 3'-5' exonuclease: MLYPPWKNHRSNHTEKAVVSWPELFAQQAADSRHSLLQYYYGCGSVDGDTPLCRVPLLSLDVETTGLHPGRDAIISMGAVPFTLERIYSSRSRYWVVNPGRPLTPDSVIIHGITHSRILNSPDLMEVLPDLLAVMAGSVMVVHCRQMERQFLDAALRSRMGEGIVFPVIDTMDMEARYLRQGMGYWLRQFFGMHPRSVRLADSRTRYHLPFYRPHHALTDALATAELFQAQVAWRYDPYTPVKELWL; the protein is encoded by the coding sequence ATGCTGTACCCCCCATGGAAAAATCATCGTTCCAACCATACAGAGAAGGCTGTTGTGTCATGGCCGGAGCTTTTTGCCCAGCAAGCAGCGGATTCCCGTCACTCTCTTTTGCAGTATTATTATGGATGCGGTTCTGTGGATGGGGATACACCTCTGTGCCGTGTTCCCCTGCTCTCTCTGGATGTAGAAACCACGGGTCTGCATCCGGGGCGGGATGCCATTATCAGTATGGGTGCCGTGCCTTTTACGCTGGAACGAATTTACAGCAGCCGTTCACGGTACTGGGTTGTGAATCCCGGGCGTCCTCTCACGCCAGACTCCGTTATTATCCATGGCATTACCCATTCACGGATTCTTAACAGTCCTGATTTGATGGAGGTTTTACCGGATCTGCTGGCTGTTATGGCCGGTTCCGTTATGGTGGTTCACTGTCGTCAGATGGAACGTCAGTTTCTGGATGCAGCCTTGCGAAGCCGTATGGGAGAAGGTATTGTTTTTCCCGTAATTGATACCATGGATATGGAGGCCCGGTATCTGCGGCAGGGAATGGGTTACTGGCTGAGGCAGTTTTTCGGGATGCATCCCCGATCTGTCCGTCTTGCGGACAGCCGCACTCGCTATCATCTTCCTTTTTACAGGCCCCATCATGCCCTTACGGATGCCCTTGCCACGGCAGAGCTTTTTCAGGCTCAGGTGGCATGGCGTTATGATCCGTATACACCGGTGAAAGAGCTGTGGTTGTAA
- a CDS encoding cation:proton antiporter domain-containing protein — MESLSPHNILVMLLALGLLLATARVLGELARSLRQPAVLGELMAGILLGPTVLGTLFPEVNLFLFPVTGANAIALDTIATIAIILFLMVAGIEVDLSTLWRQGKTGLTIGAASLLIPFAAAFTTAWFIPETMGRGSGSPPVLFALFLAIGISISALPIIAKTLMDMDLYRSDLGMVVISAAIFNDLAGWIIFAIILSMMGEGCQTMPIGLTIGLTLTFTLLILTIGRQAIHTVLPFVQAYTRWPGGELSFAIILALLGAALCEWIGIHAMFGAFLVGAALGDSAHLRERTRFTIDHFVSYIFAPIFFASIGLKVNFISHFDLQLVLLVTALAVICKVGSAFFGARWGGMRPRESLAAGFSMVSVGAMGIIVGLLALEAGIIEEKLFVALVIMAMGTSMISGPMIRITLQYKQHLRLADLLTSRFFISDLKAHSPEDVIREMVQPACEHLGLDTDHTAARVWERESTLRTGIGNGIAIPHARLHELKKPVIIAGISRQGIDFDAPDDQRARILFLILTPVSEPAIQLTIVSEIAGLFRHEPMLQKALQTTSFTDFLALMRTESPDPAH, encoded by the coding sequence ATGGAAAGTCTCTCACCCCACAATATCCTGGTAATGCTGCTGGCCCTTGGCCTGCTCCTTGCCACGGCAAGAGTTCTGGGTGAGCTGGCACGGAGCCTCCGCCAGCCCGCCGTACTGGGAGAGCTGATGGCAGGCATTCTTCTGGGACCAACGGTCCTTGGCACTCTTTTTCCCGAAGTCAACCTGTTTCTCTTTCCGGTCACGGGAGCCAATGCCATTGCTCTGGACACCATTGCCACCATCGCCATCATTCTTTTCCTCATGGTTGCCGGTATAGAAGTGGATCTTTCCACCCTTTGGCGACAGGGGAAAACCGGACTTACCATTGGTGCCGCCAGCCTGCTCATACCCTTTGCCGCAGCGTTTACCACAGCCTGGTTTATCCCGGAAACCATGGGACGGGGCAGCGGATCGCCGCCCGTTCTTTTCGCCCTTTTTCTTGCCATAGGCATCTCCATATCCGCTCTGCCCATCATTGCCAAAACCCTCATGGACATGGATCTTTACCGGAGCGATCTTGGTATGGTGGTCATCAGCGCAGCCATTTTCAATGATCTGGCCGGATGGATTATTTTCGCCATAATTCTCAGCATGATGGGAGAAGGTTGTCAGACCATGCCCATAGGTCTTACCATTGGCCTGACCCTGACTTTCACCCTCCTGATCCTAACTATCGGAAGACAGGCCATTCATACGGTTCTTCCTTTTGTGCAGGCCTATACCCGATGGCCCGGCGGTGAACTGAGCTTTGCCATTATCCTCGCCCTGCTGGGTGCTGCCCTTTGCGAATGGATCGGTATCCATGCCATGTTCGGCGCCTTTCTGGTGGGAGCCGCTCTGGGCGATTCGGCACACCTCCGGGAACGGACACGCTTTACCATCGACCACTTTGTTTCCTATATTTTTGCCCCCATTTTCTTTGCCAGTATCGGTCTGAAGGTTAATTTCATCAGCCACTTCGACCTCCAACTGGTGCTTCTGGTAACAGCCCTTGCCGTAATCTGCAAAGTCGGCAGTGCCTTTTTCGGTGCACGCTGGGGAGGAATGCGGCCACGGGAATCTCTGGCTGCCGGTTTTTCCATGGTTTCCGTTGGAGCCATGGGCATCATCGTGGGTCTTCTGGCACTTGAGGCGGGGATCATTGAGGAAAAGCTCTTTGTGGCTCTCGTTATCATGGCCATGGGTACCTCCATGATCAGTGGTCCCATGATCCGTATCACCCTCCAGTACAAACAGCACCTGCGGCTTGCCGACCTACTGACTTCACGTTTTTTCATCAGCGATCTCAAGGCACACAGCCCCGAAGACGTCATCCGTGAAATGGTACAGCCTGCCTGCGAACACCTGGGATTGGATACAGATCACACCGCTGCAAGGGTGTGGGAGAGGGAATCCACCCTCCGTACAGGCATTGGAAACGGAATTGCCATCCCCCATGCTCGTCTGCACGAACTGAAAAAGCCTGTTATTATTGCAGGTATCTCACGCCAAGGCATTGATTTTGATGCACCGGACGATCAACGGGCCCGGATTCTCTTTCTTATCCTTACACCCGTATCCGAGCCTGCCATCCAGCTTACCATTGTCTCAGAGATTGCAGGTCTTTTCCGCCATGAGCCCATGCTGCAGAAAGCCCTGCAGACAACCAGTTTCACGGATTTTCTGGCCCTCATGCGTACCGAATCACCCGACCCTGCCCACTGA
- a CDS encoding LysE family translocator yields MVDASLPAFLLAMLLLTLVPGADTLLVIRNTLTGGSGKGDLTALGVCCGLFVHAGLSALGISFILMQSASLFSMVKTLGALYLIWLGCKSLRRAAGSQDSFFSAPAGQNTETTSRIKAFREGFLSNVLNPKTAVFYMAFLPQFIHPQDPAVLKSFFLASLHFMMALTWLCLVAHGLQCLRYWLTNPAIRRWLEGISGGILVAFGIRLGLIKTLS; encoded by the coding sequence ATGGTTGACGCATCCCTTCCCGCCTTTCTTCTTGCCATGCTCCTGCTCACTCTTGTTCCGGGGGCGGACACCTTACTTGTAATCCGCAATACCCTGACGGGAGGCAGCGGCAAAGGGGATCTCACGGCCCTTGGTGTCTGCTGCGGGCTTTTTGTTCATGCAGGACTTTCTGCTCTGGGAATCTCTTTTATTCTCATGCAGTCAGCCTCTCTTTTTTCCATGGTCAAAACCCTGGGGGCTCTGTATCTCATATGGCTTGGGTGCAAAAGCCTTCGGCGTGCGGCTGGCAGCCAGGACTCATTTTTTTCTGCACCCGCGGGACAGAATACCGAAACAACCTCCCGAATCAAAGCCTTCAGGGAAGGCTTTTTATCCAATGTACTCAACCCGAAAACCGCTGTCTTTTATATGGCCTTTCTGCCCCAGTTCATCCACCCCCAGGATCCGGCCGTACTGAAATCCTTCTTTCTGGCAAGCCTGCACTTTATGATGGCCCTGACCTGGCTATGCCTTGTTGCCCACGGGTTGCAATGCCTGCGTTACTGGCTTACAAATCCTGCCATAAGGCGTTGGCTGGAAGGAATCAGCGGGGGTATACTGGTGGCTTTCGGCATTCGCCTGGGTCTGATCAAAACCCTTTCCTGA